In a single window of the Nicotiana tomentosiformis chromosome 10, ASM39032v3, whole genome shotgun sequence genome:
- the LOC104096023 gene encoding homeobox-leucine zipper protein HOX3-like, with product MAVMPENSTCLELTISIPGSSSSSSFPSSGEGGGYNLMRELDINQVPSSGNINEEEISIEEEEESCNINVVNGGRTRKKLRLTKEQSLLLEESFRQNHTLNPKQKEALAMQLKLKPRQVEVWFQNRRARSKLKQTELECEYLKRWFGSLTEQNRRLKKEVQELRATKVGPPTVLSPHSCQPRPAPTLTMCPHCERVTATIIKDESKI from the exons ATGGCGGTTATGCCTGAAAACTCCACTTGTTTAGAACTCACCATTTCTATTCCTGGCTCTTcctcttcctcatctttcccttCTTCTG GTGAAGGGGGTGGTTATAATTTGATGAGAGAGCTGGATATAAATCAGGTGCCCTCAAGTGGAAATATAAATGAAGAAGAAATTAgcattgaagaagaagaagagagctGTAATATTAATGTAGTAAATGGTGGCCGTACAAGAAAGAAACTCCGTTTAACAAAAGAACAGTCTTTACTTCTTGAAGAAAGTTTCAGACAAAACCACACATTGAACCCT AAACAAAAGGAAGCATTGGCCATGCAATTAAAGCTTAAGCCAAGACAAGTGGAGGTTTGGTTTCAAAACCGTAGAGCAAG GAGCAAGCTGAAGCAAACGGAGCTGGAATGTGAGTACTTAAAGAGATGGTTTGGATCATTGACCGAACAAAACCGAAGACTGAAAAAAGAAGTGCAGGAATTAAGAGCCACGAAAGTAGGCCCGCCAACAGTGTTATCACCACACAGCTGCCAGCCGCGCCCCGCACCCACCCTCACTATGTGCCCTCATTGCGAACGCGTTACTGCGACTATTATTAAAGACGAATCCAAAATTTAA